In Synechococcus sp. UW69, a single genomic region encodes these proteins:
- a CDS encoding lysylphosphatidylglycerol synthase domain-containing protein yields MGKILRQPKLWITLASLVFIAVAMAQQADQLRQLSLVANGWWWLLLGLGLTWLSILINGLAWRDLLVWLKHPPQGLAVVPLFVRSNLLKYLPGGIWHLVERVRVLRPVIGGGPALAGVILDPLLIVAASVLVVVAGGWQQGLALLAPLPALLMIPRWREPLLRRLERSKAAQLQSAGGGPLESEGSGRGGYPWWPLTLQLLFVLCRFAGFWCSVQAFGIRSPAPFTWLAAFGLAYAVGLVVPGAPGGLGVFEATLLLRLGPAVPEAQLLAVVLSYRLLSTLADVVASAALVADRLVEQRLKRSC; encoded by the coding sequence ATGGGCAAAATCCTTCGCCAACCCAAGCTCTGGATCACGCTGGCCAGCCTGGTCTTCATCGCTGTGGCCATGGCCCAGCAGGCTGACCAGCTTCGCCAGCTGAGCCTGGTGGCCAATGGTTGGTGGTGGCTGTTGTTGGGTCTGGGCCTGACTTGGCTCAGCATCCTGATCAATGGTCTGGCCTGGCGCGACCTGCTGGTCTGGTTGAAGCACCCTCCCCAAGGCCTCGCGGTGGTGCCGCTGTTTGTGCGCAGCAACCTGCTGAAGTACCTGCCAGGTGGAATCTGGCATCTGGTGGAGCGGGTCCGGGTGCTGCGCCCGGTGATTGGCGGTGGACCGGCCCTGGCCGGTGTGATTCTTGATCCGCTCCTGATCGTGGCGGCTTCCGTTCTTGTTGTGGTTGCTGGTGGATGGCAGCAGGGCCTCGCACTGCTCGCTCCCTTGCCAGCGCTCCTGATGATTCCGCGGTGGCGGGAGCCGCTCCTGCGTCGGCTGGAGCGTTCGAAGGCGGCGCAGTTGCAGTCCGCTGGCGGCGGGCCACTGGAGAGTGAGGGGAGCGGTCGCGGCGGCTACCCCTGGTGGCCACTCACGCTTCAGCTGCTGTTTGTGCTCTGCCGCTTTGCCGGGTTCTGGTGCAGCGTGCAGGCCTTTGGCATTCGCAGCCCGGCGCCATTCACCTGGCTCGCAGCATTTGGACTGGCCTATGCCGTTGGGCTGGTGGTCCCCGGTGCCCCTGGTGGTCTGGGGGTCTTTGAAGCCACCTTGTTGCTTCGGTTGGGTCCTGCCGTGCCGGAAGCGCAGTTGCTGGCCGTCGTGCTCAGTTATCGGCTCTTGTCCACCCTTGCGGATGTTGTTGCCAGCGCGGCACTTGTGGCGGATCGGCTGGTGGAGCAACGTTTGAAACGTTCATGCTGA
- the larC gene encoding nickel pincer cofactor biosynthesis protein LarC — protein MSALWIDAPTGLAGDMLLAALLDLGVDQAVVESPLAALGLAGRYRLTQHEARSGGLRGIRVDVQGLEDQPPHRQWSEIRDQIHAAALAPSLKQTVLAVFTRLAEAEATVHGTSAEAIHFHEVGAIDALVDVVGVCAAMQDLNPAEVVCSPLPAGSGTVSTAHGLLPVPVPAVLELARRHRIPLLQGGDLPTGELVTPTGLALVSVLADRFVAPDVLVAEKIGVGLGHRQLDRPNLVRLVLNTPSVDAVAGPRWESLVVQEAWIDDATPEEVAALANRLRDAGAIDVAVQPLLMKKGRSGQAITALVRDGDADEMRRLWLSAGSSIGLRERRQGRWVLPRRHGVLDTPWGPLAAKQVRRPDGRCTVKAEADALEALQASTGCGLDELRAAAAAAPFVSTEDWI, from the coding sequence ATGAGCGCGCTCTGGATTGATGCGCCAACGGGTTTGGCGGGGGACATGCTCCTTGCCGCCCTGTTGGATCTCGGTGTGGATCAGGCCGTTGTGGAGTCACCCCTGGCGGCCCTCGGTTTGGCAGGGCGCTACCGCCTCACCCAGCACGAGGCGCGCAGCGGCGGACTGCGGGGGATCCGCGTTGATGTGCAGGGGCTCGAGGATCAGCCTCCCCACCGCCAGTGGTCGGAGATCCGCGATCAGATCCATGCAGCTGCCTTGGCTCCATCGCTGAAGCAAACCGTTCTTGCCGTATTCACCCGCCTGGCGGAAGCCGAAGCCACGGTGCATGGGACCTCGGCGGAGGCCATTCACTTCCATGAAGTGGGGGCCATCGATGCCCTTGTGGATGTGGTGGGGGTCTGTGCCGCGATGCAAGATCTCAACCCGGCAGAGGTGGTCTGTTCCCCGTTGCCTGCCGGGAGCGGGACGGTGTCAACAGCCCATGGCCTGTTGCCCGTCCCCGTTCCTGCAGTGCTTGAACTGGCGCGTCGTCACCGCATTCCGCTTCTACAGGGTGGTGACCTGCCCACGGGGGAATTGGTGACGCCCACGGGTCTGGCCTTGGTGTCGGTGCTGGCGGATCGCTTTGTGGCCCCTGATGTTCTGGTGGCCGAAAAAATCGGCGTTGGCCTCGGCCATCGCCAGCTGGATCGCCCCAACCTGGTGCGCTTGGTGCTCAACACTCCGTCGGTGGATGCAGTTGCAGGTCCCCGCTGGGAGTCGCTGGTCGTTCAGGAAGCCTGGATTGATGACGCCACCCCTGAGGAGGTTGCTGCATTGGCCAATCGGTTGCGAGATGCGGGGGCGATTGATGTGGCGGTGCAGCCGTTGTTGATGAAAAAGGGCCGCAGTGGTCAGGCCATCACTGCGTTGGTGCGGGATGGTGATGCCGACGAGATGCGCCGGCTTTGGCTCAGTGCTGGCAGCAGCATTGGTTTGCGGGAGCGGCGCCAGGGACGCTGGGTGTTACCGAGGCGCCATGGTGTGCTCGACACCCCCTGGGGTCCCCTCGCCGCCAAACAAGTGCGACGCCCGGATGGTCGTTGCACTGTCAAAGCCGAAGCTGATGCCCTGGAGGCTCTTCAGGCCAGCACTGGGTGTGGTCTTGATGAGCTGAGGGCTGCCGCAGCTGCTGCACCGTTTGTCAGCACGGAAGACTGGATCTGA
- a CDS encoding tetratricopeptide repeat protein, protein MQSPRRILLLLVSMVGAALVGWITAASMAPETSASGSRLAEDPQVESLMQQLQLQEELSEAERVLLLERLIALERLQEAEVALQPWITARSTPRELSLFKAELQRLNGQPEAARRSLNQLMRLHPNDPQVLQLLVLLDQQRGRQIQATTELTTRFKGLEPGQRLEIGLLLADLLRQSGSHQEAVNLYRQLASEEPSNTRPLLALALLQQDQGHTKDVEALLKQARQRRDSNGQIDPSIDVLAGRLGLSAARNAASEQPGPTAIRADSGRP, encoded by the coding sequence ATGCAGAGCCCGCGCCGGATCCTGTTGCTGCTGGTGTCCATGGTTGGGGCTGCACTGGTCGGTTGGATCACTGCTGCCTCCATGGCCCCTGAAACCAGCGCCAGCGGAAGTCGTCTGGCTGAAGATCCTCAGGTCGAATCGCTGATGCAGCAACTCCAGCTCCAGGAGGAGCTCAGCGAGGCAGAACGTGTTCTCCTTCTGGAACGTTTGATTGCTCTGGAACGCCTTCAGGAAGCCGAAGTGGCGCTGCAACCGTGGATCACGGCTCGTTCCACCCCCCGCGAACTCAGCTTGTTCAAAGCGGAGCTGCAACGCCTCAATGGCCAGCCCGAGGCAGCCCGACGCAGCCTCAATCAATTGATGCGCTTGCATCCGAATGATCCGCAGGTTTTGCAATTGCTGGTGCTGCTGGATCAGCAGCGGGGACGCCAAATTCAGGCCACGACTGAACTCACCACCCGTTTCAAGGGCCTGGAACCGGGACAACGTCTGGAGATCGGTCTGCTTCTTGCCGATCTCTTACGTCAAAGCGGATCCCACCAGGAAGCGGTCAACCTGTATCGCCAACTGGCTTCAGAGGAGCCGAGCAACACAAGGCCCTTGCTGGCCCTTGCGCTGTTGCAGCAGGACCAAGGCCACACAAAGGATGTTGAAGCTCTGCTGAAGCAGGCCCGCCAACGGCGGGATTCAAACGGACAGATCGATCCATCGATCGATGTTCTGGCAGGACGGCTCGGATTGAGCGCTGCACGCAATGCCGCCTCGGAACAACCTGGTCCTACGGCGATTCGGGCTGATTCTGGAAGGCCTTGA